The bacterium DNA segment GGGCGGCGGAGAAGGGGCTCCTGATCGTGGACACGACGACCGCCCGCCCGGAGGATTCCGAGGCGATCGCCGCCGAGCTCCGGGAGAAGGGGATCGGTTTTCTCGATGCGAGCCTCAGCGGGTCGAGCTCTGCGGTCTACGAGCGGAACATGGTCGCCATGGTGGGGGGGGAGAAGGCGCATTTCGATCGGGCGCTGCCGGTGCTCGAGGCGTTCGCGCGATCCTGCTACCACCTGGGGGAGAACGGCGCGGGGGCGCGGACCAAGCTCATCGTGAATCTGGTGCTCGGCCTCAACCGCGCCGCGCTGGCCGAGGGGCTGACGCTCGGGATGAAGATCGGGATGGACACGAAAATTCTCCTGGAGGTGCTCAAGGACAGCGCCGCCTACAGCAAGGCGATGGACAACCGGGGCCAGCGGATGATCGACGCCGCCTATTTCGACAACCCCACCTCCCGCCTCAAGCAGCATCACAAGGATGTCCGGCTCATGCTGGAGCAGGGGGCGCGCTGGGGCGTTCCGCTCTTTTTCACCTCGGTGCTCGATCAGGTGCTGTGCGAGGCCGAGGCGGCGGGCCTCTCCGATGCGGATACCGGCTCCTCGATCGAGGTGCTGCGGCGGGCTGCGGGCATTCCGGCGCTCTGAGCGCCTAGCCCGCCTCTGCATGATGCGCGGTGAGTTTTTCGGGAATCATGTCCCCCCGCGCGAAGCGATCCAGGGAGAGGGGCGAGATGTCGAGGATTTTCGCCGCGCCATCGAGGATCAGCTCGGCCATCGCCTGGCCGATGACCGGGCTGTGCTGGAAGCCGTGGCCGCTGAATCCCGCCGCGAGATAGAGCCCCTCCCGGCCGGGGACGGCCCCCATGATGCCGTGGCTGTCCGGGGTGAGTTCGTAGAGGCCGGCCCACCCGCGCACGATGTCCGCCCCCGCGAAGGCGGGAATCCGGCGGACGGCACGCTCCACCGCCCAGGCGGCGGCGTCCCAGTCCACCGTGGTGCGGAAGCCGGGCTCCACGTCCTGCGGGCCGTAGAGGATGAAGCCCTCCCCCTCGGGCTTGTAGGTCGTGTGCTGGGCGAGGTCGATCGTCAGCGGCATCTCCGGCGGAAGCGCGGGAACGGGGCCGGTGAGGAACACCTGGCGGCGGATGGGCCGCACCGGAATTTCCACCCCGGCCATTCGCCCGATCGCGCCCGCCCAGGGGCCCGCGCAGCACACCGCGAGGGGGGTTTCGATCGCCCCGCGCGCGGTTTCGACCCCGCGGAGGCGCTCCCCCTCGAAGCGGAGGCCGGTGACCTCGGTCTCCTGAAAGATCCGCACGCCGAGCGCGCGGCAGCTCCGGGCATAGCCCGCGATCACTTCCTGGGGGCCGAGGTGGCCATCCGCGGCGCAGAAGGTGCCGCCGGTCAGATCGTCCACCCGGAGATGCGGCCATCTTTTTTTCAGTTCCTCCGGCGCGAGCCAGTCGGTTCGGACGCCGAGGCGGGCCTGAAGCGCCCGGCCCTCCTGAAGGATGTGCCGGTTCATCTCATCGCCCGCGAGCATGAGGTAGCCCGTTTGCCGAAAGCCGGGGTCCACCCCGAACTCCCCGGCGAAGCGCTCCCACCTCGGCATGGCGGCGAGGGAGAAGCGGATGTTGATCTCGGTCGAGAAGTCGAGCCGGATTCCGCCCAGGCACGCGCCGGTCGAACCCTCTCCGAGAAGGCCCTTTTCGAGGAGGACGATCTCTTTCATCCCCGCGCGCGCCAGGTGGTAGGCGGAGGAGAGGCCGAGGGCGCCGCCGCCGATGATGGCGCAGGCGCTGGCGGAGGGCAGGTTCATCGCGGAACGTTTCCTCCGGGCGGGTGGAATCTACTTCACAGAAGCAGCGGGTTTTCCGCCCGCGGCACGAAAAAAGACCTGGCATTTAACAGGAGAAAAAACAAATACTTATTCCGGATTCGTGCCCGGCCCCGGCGGCGGACCGGCGGCCGAA contains these protein-coding regions:
- a CDS encoding FAD-dependent oxidoreductase; amino-acid sequence: MNLPSASACAIIGGGALGLSSAYHLARAGMKEIVLLEKGLLGEGSTGACLGGIRLDFSTEINIRFSLAAMPRWERFAGEFGVDPGFRQTGYLMLAGDEMNRHILQEGRALQARLGVRTDWLAPEELKKRWPHLRVDDLTGGTFCAADGHLGPQEVIAGYARSCRALGVRIFQETEVTGLRFEGERLRGVETARGAIETPLAVCCAGPWAGAIGRMAGVEIPVRPIRRQVFLTGPVPALPPEMPLTIDLAQHTTYKPEGEGFILYGPQDVEPGFRTTVDWDAAAWAVERAVRRIPAFAGADIVRGWAGLYELTPDSHGIMGAVPGREGLYLAAGFSGHGFQHSPVIGQAMAELILDGAAKILDISPLSLDRFARGDMIPEKLTAHHAEAG
- a CDS encoding NAD(P)-dependent oxidoreductase; protein product: AAEKGLLIVDTTTARPEDSEAIAAELREKGIGFLDASLSGSSSAVYERNMVAMVGGEKAHFDRALPVLEAFARSCYHLGENGAGARTKLIVNLVLGLNRAALAEGLTLGMKIGMDTKILLEVLKDSAAYSKAMDNRGQRMIDAAYFDNPTSRLKQHHKDVRLMLEQGARWGVPLFFTSVLDQVLCEAEAAGLSDADTGSSIEVLRRAAGIPAL